The following DNA comes from Camelina sativa cultivar DH55 chromosome 14, Cs, whole genome shotgun sequence.
GTTCATTTTCGGAAGATTTTAGGAATCAATCAGTTGcttccaaaaattttaaaaagagaatattcttaATTCTCTTTTTGCTCACACCAAAATATATCCTCCAAAGATTTAATTGCTATCACgttatttccaaaaaaaagaaacaaaatattacaaattaattgtaaacaaaataaaaaaaactggtaagcataaaaaaggaataaaatctaaaaaaataataacaattaatcGTGATTTCTAATATCTTAATctacattaaatttaaaatcacaGAAGAATCTTCAAAACTgccaatataaataatacaaatcaCCTCTCACAAAAAATGCCTCGCTCATATTCATATacctaaacacaaaaaaaaaatgacgatGGTTTCTCAGTTCACAATGTTAAACCATCTGAAATCCTACAAAAATTCATAGTGCATTCCGGCAAAGATTGGACTAATTATTCCAAAAATGTTGGAATGTCATTTGAGATGGTTTTGGCCTATCAAGATGTAATTATTtcttatcaaaatcatataaataatatttcattatggtaattataaaataaacaaaacaaattacaacCCGTGCTTTAGCACGGATCCTAATTTAGtgttatgtttatattattatatacgaGCTAGCGATGATGATCACATCCATATTCTAACATGAGACTGTGAAATGATACTAACACTAATATATGAGCAATATAAGTCGATCATCCATTGATTCCCAAAACACATGAATATCGTATAAACAGATCAATTGTACTGAAAGTTTGATAAAATGAACTCAAGTCTCTAAAATTTGGAGTTgcaaataaatgtaaatatttatattgctTAAGATAACGTTTCCATGCATTACGACGATTTACTTAACAAGATTCTATAAAGTCGATTGATGCTAAGTTAAATCTCGTTGTATACAAATACAATTCGTTGGACATGTTCAGTAGACTAATTTATATACGCTACATAACCTACATTGTACTCATACGTAGGTCGTCATTAATACGCTACATATTTGCATTTATTGCTCACAAACAttacatatatgtgtgtgtgtgtgtattcatAACTGCCTATATATAGGCTTGTAACACAACTCTCTGATTCACCATAATCAAAAAGAATCTTAAACATAAAAGCAAAACATGAAAGGCACATTTACTCACTCTCTTGTGCTTCTCTTCATTGCACTTGTTTGTGCCAATGTCGGTGCTAGGAAACTTATGTCCGGGGATACCAAATTCAAGGATGAGAAATCTTTCCTCGGAGGCGGCGATAGCGGTGGTGGCCTAGGGCTTGGCCTTGATAGCGGAGCTGGTCTTGGTGGGCTTGGGATTGGTGCCGGAGCTGGACTAGGGTTAGGTGGAGGTGGAGGGGGCGGTTTCGGCGGGGGAGCCGGTGGCGGactcggtggtggtggtggcctTCCTTGAACGTGTAAACTGTCAAGTGTGCGTGAGAGAGCTCACTAGTTCTCAGCTTATTATACTAATTAAGTCACTTTCATTGTCTTAATAAATTTAGAGGTTACCTTCAATCTTCGGATTTCAACTTTTATTTAAACTTCAATATTTGAATCAAACGTCTTAGCTACTAGCTAGCTACCGTAATGCTAGTAATCGTATTTTGTGTAACGTTCGCCATTTCATATCTATGATTAAATAGTGCAACTGTGCAACGTTTCTCTTACTggcattactttttttttcttatttattaataaatcgattatgaaaagaaaaaaatcctatAAGTTGATCAAGAAATATATAGTCACACTATAGCTACAAGAACTAAAACATATGATTGGAGTATTGGACATAAGGTTTGACAATATGGCCAACTAAGGGTTGCAAGGACCAAAAAATCAAACTATAGAAAACTGTAAAATTTCTTATTAGCTCCcaattcatatattatttaagatGTGAGATTCTTACCAAAAATCgtgaaaaccaaagaaaatatattgaaatgcCAATGATCACATGATTGATGGTTGCAGGGAACACAAGATCGCAAATGAACATAATGCTAAGTCACATACAAGCAATAAAAATTTCTGAAAAACAGCTTGATATTGCATCATATTTCCATAGTAGTTGATtctaaaatttggtttaaatgtTTCTTGAGATACATGATAACTTAGTCAAACCATGACAAGAAGTGTTATTTTGAGTCCATATTCATATTAAAATCCTGAATTCTTTTTGGAATAATAATATGACAAAAATGCTAACATAGAAAAACGTCTACAACTCCAAAATTTTAATCGGAAAATACTTATATAATTgggtttgatataaaataaaaaaggaagaagataaagataGAAGAATACTTACCACTCAATGGGGATGCGGTTGCTTTGGCCTTTTCTTCGTTTGGCTGATGATCAGATcactccaccaccaccaacccCATCTTTTGTCCTCCCATTTTTCCTATTCACAaatcttttcaattttaaacCTTTATTAAttccatttttaatatttttaatcctagaaaatatatatatatataaagtccCTTTTGCCATTGATAccaatatttatttcatttatttacttCCAACAAAACCATCAGTTAATACTTACATAGTAGTATCAGGAATCTGGAACTGGACGAAGCTCCTCCAGTGGCAAAGTCTCAATCTTTGTAAGATTTCTACGCTACCCATTTTAGTTTTTACGTTTTCTTTCCACAGAatcgtttttattttgatcGCAGACAACATTTGTctatgatttgttcttcttcctcttctttgtgACAATAAGAGTTCGATCTAATTGCGATTATTGATTTCCCAGATTGTTTCAGATGTTATATAATGAATCTGAAtcttattgttgatgatttctaGACTTTAAAAATGTTCTCTTTATGCCTGTGGTCTGTGGATTGTATTGCCTTTACATGAATCTCCTCTCTTCATTCATAGTTTAAGAGTTTATCAATGTCAATTCACtgaatttgaaaatgtatttttttatggattttgagtGTTCTTGGATCAAACTGTTTATGTAGCTTGAGGAGAAGATGAGAGGTGGTAGTCTATGGCAGCTAGGGCAATCCATAACACGTCGTCTTGCTCAAACTGACAAGAAGGTTGTGTCACGCCGCTACTTTGCATCTGAAGCCGACCTGAAAAAGACGGCTCTTTATGACTTCCATGTCGCCCATGGCGGAAAGATGGTTCCTTTTGCTGGTTGGAGTATGCCAATTCAGTACAAAGATTCCATCATTGACTCAACGGTTAACTGCAGGCAAAATGGGAGTTTGTTTGATGTTGCACATATGTGTGGTTTGAGTCTTAAGGGCAAAGATTGCGTTCCTTTTCTTGAGACACTTGTGGTTGCTGATGTGGCTGGTTTGGCTCCTGGAACTGGGAGCT
Coding sequences within:
- the LOC104739831 gene encoding glycine-rich protein 5-like, translated to MKGTFTHSLVLLFIALVCANVGARKLMSGDTKFKDEKSFLGGGDSGGGLGLGLDSGAGLGGLGIGAGAGLGLGGGGGGGFGGGAGGGLGGGGGLP